The Malus sylvestris chromosome 14, drMalSylv7.2, whole genome shotgun sequence genome segment ctagtggtccctaTTTCGCTACGGAATGAGTGATAAATTCCGTCATGAGCGAGGGTACGATGTTGGCATGGCCTGAAGATGGTTTTCCTTTGGCTATTAGCATAGGGACGGGGAGCTGGCACCAGGCCTGGGGTGATTTTCCTCTGGCAATTGGCACATAGACAAGGAGCTGGCATGGGGCCTGAAGGGATATTGGACATTTACTAGTGATTACGATATATACGAGATATgttttgagacattgcacgacatgctaggtttcggaaaacctatttttatcatgatatatgtgtttttataaaacctgggggttagtatgttgataactgttttattttatatatataaacttagttcattcatgtttgttttgtgcccccttcaggacttagaatcgaggcatacaatcctggCGTCAAGGAacttccgcatcggcatcttcgagttctctcggtgtatgatccatcctttgttcattcaattttatattatttttttagtgttctagttagttgtatgctctgaacacgtttctTAAATGcttattctttattcttttatatttataagtcttatctatcccttgtttttagcatttgcactcaataaatgactttcgtcaccctcaagtgtcggccaacacgtacctatcctggtattcgtgatgtgtcatatatatatatatatgttagcaTAAATCTTATAAGCCATGCTCGGTAAAGCTTTCGTTATTTATTACTTAAAAGTTGTTATTCTTACTTGTCACCTAAGCAAAGAATCCAAAAGTGCCTGCTGATAGGGGGAGAACATTCCGTGCAGTGCATCtaaaattgtatttttctttgtgAAAATCTGAAGTTAACTATATATGGCTTGATTAATGTATGATTAGTCGCACAGATAACCAGTTCAATTACATAGTAGAATCAAatcacaaacaaaacataaattgcATCTGGAAACTTGCCCCGGTTGAGGATTACTTGTAGACCTagtgataggattaaaagcacaccacaaagtagcacacaaatgtcctattgattttccttattgacgctaagatttgtcaattatagcatatgaaaataagggtctttcccgcagaagattgtcttatctaactacttaaaatgtcacaaaaactaggttactgtccctactgaccagccaccgttaaataattattagaccgacttacacttatttaaagtctacgaaattttatatgcagACACTAGACACACAAAGCTACACTGACACAAAAGTTTgatatttttggagttgatttgctattaaaattaaattgcacaaaaacaggacagaaacagattttaagtagttcacaaattaagaaaaacgagttatgggaattgctatccaccaccaaataatcatgcaagcaTGTtatatttcattcaaattccttttatttctggatgaagatgctcaagttggctcaatgttagaactcaacctattactctttcttatgtagtatgttaagagaatgacgttttcaacttaacttagtccctagcatgcaatctagagtgttcatagatttaacaagtaaaaatttaacaagtagaaatcattaagaacgaaaagagtttgagtaaTCACAATGCATCGTAAGTActagcgttgtcttacttatcccagaaattggttcacatgttaatcgcaattaacaagtactactctataacatatgtaggtcctcattcgacaagggtaGATACACATATATTCATAGTTTTATAATCCTAGAAATgtttactaagtatgcatccatagaaaacatataaagaattcatcaatgacataagtagtgaaccaatttcatccattcataaaaataattccaacgaaatgtcataacaaacttgcaatgaTATTAGGGGCTTCAAAACaacccctaactactaaaaatttggTTACACGtgttcatcataactgaaaaacaatctaaattaaacataaaaagttAAGAAGGATAGAACCTAGAAACGGCTCAAGGTTGAAGactcctcctcctctcctctCTTTGATGTTGTCTCTCCTATTTTCATGTTGAGTCTTTTTTCCCTTCTTCTCCTAAGACTTATataggagagaaaagaaaagagaggagaGTGAAGAAACATCACTCCTTGAATCACTCCTTGAAACACTCATTAAAACACTCTCCTTAAAACACTCTCCTTGAATCACTCCTTAAAACACTCTCCTTGAATCAATCCATAAAACACTCTCCTTGAATCACTCCTTAAAAACACTCCTTATCTATTTACAATAACAAGAAAAGCAAACTCCCTTAATTGAAGGGAAAGTACATTATGAATAAGTATCCTATGAGACTTTTTTGTAACTGAACAACTCCTTTTAATTCTGTCATAACTTCTTGTAGAAAACTCCGAATCACAAGCTGTAAAGACCATGAGAAAGAAGACTTCCAGGGCTTTCCAACCAAATATCGCCCATTTTCTAATTCGTTCAGAGATGTTCACagcttgcttccaaagtcagctgatctgcacagacaattttgacgaatttgttacttaaaatcccacttgtgctatttttcctttctttgcttgacatatcatacaaaacacaaaaacaaagtaaatagctcaaaaatataaggaactaactaagaaaagacaagtgaatttgatgtaaaatatatataaatatgagcttatcacctAGTCGACCATAGCAGGAGGGTCCTTCGTAAACTTAGGGCATTCCATAGCTTCGACATCCACTTGATCTGGCAATTCAATCCCAATGCTCGTCAACTTTGGCAGTTCCAACAGATACAGTGTCCTTAACTTTTTGAATGTATACTTAGATGGTGTATCACATTCAACCAAAGTTTGCAATCTATCACAAAATTGCACATGGAGAATTTCGAGGTTTTCTGGAAGCTGGGATGAGGGAAAGACATTCACAATCATTGGACAACAATCTAGAAACAACTGTTTAAGATTCTTAAAGCACTCTGGTTCCGCATTCCCATTGTATAGACTTCTCAACTTCGGAAGGTTCGAAACCCATAGAATCTCTAAACTTCTCCCCAGTCTGACATTTGCCTCTTCTCCACAGAGAATGCTCTCAATTTTACTGCATCTCTCTATCCAACAGCCCTTCATTACCTCCACAACGTCAGCACCTAAATCAGATAGGTAACTTATAATGTCATTGTCAACCAAAGATATGCAGTCGGAATGCTTGAGGACACTTTTGAAACCATGAGGGAAACCATGAGGAAGACCATATGATCCATGGATTTCCAAAGACCGATCATGCTCTTCAGGAAAACACAAGTGTCTGGTGCTTGAGTACACATCTTTGACAATTTCATCTTTGCAGAAGATGATATCTCCATCTTCACCTTGCTTCTTGGttacaaagaaacaaaattttttgAACTTTGTTTCCCACACCTTGGgatttttgtccaaaaactgaaaaatttCCGTTCCACTTACAGATATGGAAGGTTTGTCATTGTCACAAAAGATATCAGCATGCTCAAAGATACCACATTGATCCCAGTTGACCTCTTGTGGTATACGCTTTATCTTTCCAACATCCAGATCATGCATACTCCTCACGTCTGGAAGATAAAGGTGCTTTAAATTAGTCAATTCAGATATCTCATAGGGAAATTTTTTCATTCTGGTTCCTGAAAGATCCAGAACCTCCAGACGACTAAGTGATCCTAGCAGCAGCAACTCTTCTATCCGTGAACAATCTTTCAGCAAGAGTTGGACGAGGTTGCTAAAAGTGTTTAGAGGTGGCAGACTCCCAATTGCTGTTCCAGAAAGATCAAGAATCTCAAGTAGTGTTAGTGCTTCTAGGTTTTGCACTGTTTCCATCGACGAACAACCTTTTAGTGCGAGTTGTCTGAGGTTGGTGAGTCTGGACATGGACGGTAGCATTGTAAGTGGGATTCCTGTTAGGTTGAGAATTCTAAGGTCATCCATATGCTCCAAGAACCCAGCTTCAAAGTCAACTAAAGAAATGGCACCGCATAGATCAAGTTCCTCAAGTTTTGACAGATGTTCAAGAGGAGGGAGCTTTTTTAGGTTGCTGCAATTTCTGAGTATGAGATGACAGAAGATTCTGGCTTTGGGAAGGGACGGTAGAAACTCAATTTTAGAGTCTGAGAGGTTGAGTGTACGAATACATGACATATTTTCAAAGGActtttcatgtattcctttcaATGCCGTACAACCTGAAACATCAAGAATCTCTAATTTTTCAAGGGCATTCAGGTGGGGCAAATCAACCAATGCCACACAACCAGAAAGATTGAGAACCTGGAGTCTGAGAAGGCCCTCCATCACAGGCAGTTTCTCTAGAACCGTACAGTCCATTAACAGGAGTTGGCGAAGGTTAACTAGGTTGGACAAAGATGGTAATTCTTTTACTTTGGCTTTCGAAAAGTTGAGAACTCGAAGGAACCTCATATGTTGTAAGGATTTGTCTTCAATTTCAGCCAGATTTCTTGAGCCGGAAAGGTCAAGCTGTTCAAGCTCTTTAGTTGCTCCTATGGGGGGCAGTTTTACAAGATGAGAACAATCTCTTAAGACAAGATCAGAAAGGTTGCTTACACTTGAAGGCAGACCACTAATTTGAGTCTGAGATAAATCAAGGACTTTAAGGCCATCCAATGGTTCTTTTTGTATTTCTTGTAAACTTGTAGCACCCGAAAGATCAAGAATTTGAAGCTGAGTTAGTGTGTTCAAGATGGGCAGTCTTTTTAAGCTTCTGCAACCAGCTAATAGAAGCCGAGTGAGATCACCAAGATTGTGAAGAAAAGGTAGGCGACTAATTTGGGAATTGGAAAGATCAATTAACTGAAGTTTCTGAAGCGGAGCAAAGGTTTTGTCTTGAAACTTTTTGAAAGATGTAGCACCATGAAGATCAAGCACCTGGAGGTTTTCAAACGATTTCAAGCTTGGAAGCTCTGTCAATTGAGAACAACCTCTAAGGATGAGCCACCGTAGTTCAGTTTTTTGAAAGAGAGAACCAGGTAGTGATTTGATATTGGCACCAGAAAGGTTAAGGCTTCGAAGGTGAGGCATGTCTGTGAAAAGATCATCATCGATTTTCTCCAAGCAGGTAGCACCAGATATCTCAAGAACATTTAAGTTTTTAAATTCTCGGAGGCGATCAATTTTCTCCAAGAGATCACAGCATCTGAGCACCAGAATAGAAAGGTTCTTTAAGCTAGTCAAGGACAAGGGTAGAGATCTGAACCTGGGATTCAATACAGTTAATATCCGGAGCTCCTGCAttggttgaaaatatttttcAGGGACTTCTCTACTGAGGCAGCGTCCATCCATCACAAGTGTAGAGACTTTTCCCCAGGTTTTAGCACTGCACGGCGATTTTATCATACCATCAGTGTGTGTGAGCCTCCCAAGACCTTCCCACTTGGAATTTGCAAACACATTAACCAATCCCAGGCTTGCAGTCCCAGTAAACCCACGACGGCGGTGATCAGCTATACTTGAAAAGATTCCTCCCATGATATTATCCTCCTGGCGTCTTAGCATGCCACGATCTATAAGCTCCATCAGAATGCGATGTCCTTGCTCATAGGCTTTCTCGATATGATCAATGCATCCAACATACCCTTCCATTATCCAATGAGTGATCAACTCTTTGTAATGCAGACAGACATTATTCCTGAAAAATTGCATGCTATGCCAAAAACAGTCTGCCAGAACACCGCTTGGCAACGTGTCATACCAAGCACGATGTAGCAGATTTATTGCAGCTCCCTCATCATCGGCTGCTGCTACTGAAACACTTTCCAATGACCAAACCCCAGAACCAATATGTTCAACATAATTGAATGCTTTTGCTATTGCGATGATTTCACTAGGCATGGACTttctcatctccacaatcacCTTGGATAACATTTCAAAGCCCGGAGAGTCGGAAATTACTTTCTTGATATTTTCTTTCAATAAAAGCTTGGACTCTTGTGTAGACAATTGATCTACGTTTATGCTGTGCAGCCATGTGTGGATGGTCTGAATTGCTCCGTGCTCCTCCTTTGCGGTGCGCTCCTCTTTGGTGCGCTCCTCCTCTGTGGTGCACTCCTCCTCTGCAGTGTGCTTTTTGTCACCTTCATCTCTAGTTATTAAAACCTTAAAAGAACTCATATGATTTGAACCCCGCAGCTTCTCCAGTTCTGAGATAATGTCTGTCACAGACTGCTCGTAAGGAACATCATCCAGAATTAGTAGAAAATATTTGTTTTCTTCATGTGCTGCGGATATCAATACTTCAAGCTTGATGGCTATTCTCTGTTTCAAATTTTCCAAGCTCAtgttctcctccttcttctcctcctcgtCGCCATCATATTCCTCATGAATAGAGATTAGAGATAGCTGGCCGGCAATGTTCTCAAGTAGAGAGCTGCCGTCATATTGTTTATTCAGATACACCCATAGACTGTCATGGATTGAGTCTCTCTTCATGCTTATCTCTCTTGCCGTCCACGTTTTCCATGCTCCACGCATACCATCAAGAACGATTGTTGTTACACCATCGTTCTTCAGCGGCTCCAGTATCTTTTCTATCCATTCCTTCATACCTAAAGCCATTTCTGActcaaaaaattaaacaaaataagtCTCAGAAGAAAGTAAAATAGCAGAGTTATCAGCACAAAGGAAAAACTAAACCAAGTACAATCAGATGTTCACATACCTAATCCTTCAGTGCAAGCAAACGCAAATACTTCCTtgaaaagtcaaaagaaactCCGTTTTCCCCTCACCCGAGGTAGCTAAATTGGAATGATACCAGGTTTGCAGTTTTGGGGCAGCCTGGATTGAATTGAGTCAGTCATTAGCTTGCTAGATGGTAGATGGTAAACCACGAATCAGcaattaaaaaacaaagaaatttttttgttcAACTATTATATGTCATGGAATTGCAAGGTTTCGGGTGAATATTAAAGCTTGATTAAACTGAATTATA includes the following:
- the LOC126600704 gene encoding putative disease resistance protein At4g19050; amino-acid sequence: MALGMKEWIEKILEPLKNDGVTTIVLDGMRGAWKTWTAREISMKRDSIHDSLWVYLNKQYDGSSLLENIAGQLSLISIHEEYDGDEEEKKEENMSLENLKQRIAIKLEVLISAAHEENKYFLLILDDVPYEQSVTDIISELEKLRGSNHMSSFKVLITRDEGDKKHTAEEECTTEEERTKEERTAKEEHGAIQTIHTWLHSINVDQLSTQESKLLLKENIKKVISDSPGFEMLSKVIVEMRKSMPSEIIAIAKAFNYVEHIGSGVWSLESVSVAAADDEGAAINLLHRAWYDTLPSGVLADCFWHSMQFFRNNVCLHYKELITHWIMEGYVGCIDHIEKAYEQGHRILMELIDRGMLRRQEDNIMGGIFSSIADHRRRGFTGTASLGLVNVFANSKWEGLGRLTHTDGMIKSPCSAKTWGKVSTLVMDGRCLSREVPEKYFQPMQELRILTVLNPRFRSLPLSLTSLKNLSILVLRCCDLLEKIDRLREFKNLNVLEISGATCLEKIDDDLFTDMPHLRSLNLSGANIKSLPGSLFQKTELRWLILRGCSQLTELPSLKSFENLQVLDLHGATSFKKFQDKTFAPLQKLQLIDLSNSQISRLPFLHNLGDLTRLLLAGCRSLKRLPILNTLTQLQILDLSGATSLQEIQKEPLDGLKVLDLSQTQISGLPSSVSNLSDLVLRDCSHLVKLPPIGATKELEQLDLSGSRNLAEIEDKSLQHMRFLRVLNFSKAKVKELPSLSNLVNLRQLLLMDCTVLEKLPVMEGLLRLQVLNLSGCVALVDLPHLNALEKLEILDVSGCTALKGIHEKSFENMSCIRTLNLSDSKIEFLPSLPKARIFCHLILRNCSNLKKLPPLEHLSKLEELDLCGAISLVDFEAGFLEHMDDLRILNLTGIPLTMLPSMSRLTNLRQLALKGCSSMETVQNLEALTLLEILDLSGTAIGSLPPLNTFSNLVQLLLKDCSRIEELLLLGSLSRLEVLDLSGTRMKKFPYEISELTNLKHLYLPDVRSMHDLDVGKIKRIPQEVNWDQCGIFEHADIFCDNDKPSISVSGTEIFQFLDKNPKVWETKFKKFCFFVTKKQGEDGDIIFCKDEIVKDVYSSTRHLCFPEEHDRSLEIHGSYGLPHGFPHGFKSVLKHSDCISLVDNDIISYLSDLGADVVEVMKGCWIERCSKIESILCGEEANVRLGRSLEILWVSNLPKLRSLYNGNAEPECFKNLKQLFLDCCPMIVNVFPSSQLPENLEILHVQFCDRLQTLVECDTPSKYTFKKLRTLYLLELPKLTSIGIELPDQVDVEAMECPKFTKDPPAMVD